A single Lactuca sativa cultivar Salinas chromosome 8, Lsat_Salinas_v11, whole genome shotgun sequence DNA region contains:
- the LOC111921158 gene encoding heavy metal-associated isoprenylated plant protein 37 encodes MTKDEDFKLLKIQTCILRVNLHCDGCKHKVKKLLQKIDGVYQVNIDAEQQKVTVSGSVDSVTLIKKLVRAGKHAELWSNKSNQSQTHNKNQTPNHQNQKGSCMKDDKKNKTQKQDFIKGLETLKNQQKFQPLSISEEDDDYLDDDDDDEVSEEELRMITEKTNHLVLLKQHQQLQQQHAAAMAANNAARNSHNNGGKPSNGGNGNGNGNGKKGNGNPNGGMKMGDNNTNNHGGGGEVKRVNDISSIMNNLAGLNGGGDGGLGNAGGVGGGLGGFQIPQKNNAVLGGGGLPLASGGGGGYNPSSQASMMMNMAGVAGYNQHQQQQQQTYNHAAASMMLNLQNRQAMQQQQQPQMMYHRSPVIPPATGYYYNYNPTPYTYSEHPHNYYYATANGGGGGGGDNSAADMFSDENTSSCSVM; translated from the exons ATGACTAAAGATGAAGACTTTAAGCTCCTCAAGATCCAG acttgtattctcagagtgAATTTACACTGTGATGGTTGCAAACACAAAGTGAAGAAACTTCTTCAAAAAATTGAtg GTGTATATCAAGTGAACATAGATGCAGAACAACAAAAAGTAACAGTTTCAGGAAGTGTAGACTCTGTTACTTTGATCAAGAAACTAGTTCGAGCTGGAAAACATGCTGAACTTTGGTCAAACAAGTCAAACCAAAGTCAAACTCACAACAAAAACCAAACTCCAAATCATCAAAATCAAAAGGGTTCATGTATGAAAGATGACAAGAAAAACAAGACCCAGAAACAAGATTTCATCAAAGGTCTTGAAACCTTGAAAAACCAGCAAAAGTTTCAACCTTTAAGCATCTCCGAAGAAGACGACGATTATCTTGATGACGACGACGACGATGAAGTAAGCGAAGAGGAGCTGAGGATGATCACCGAGAAAACAAATCACTTGGTGTTACTGAAACAACACCAGCAGTTGCAGCAACAACATGCTGCCGCCATGGCTGCTAATAACGCCGCCAGGAATTCACATAACAATGGCGGAAAGCCAAGCAACGGTGGAAACGGAAACGGAAACGGGAATGGAAAGAAAGGAAACGGGAATCCGAACGGCGGCATGAAGATGGGTGATAATAACACCAACaatcacggtggtggtggtgaggtTAAAAGGGTGAATGACATAAGCTCGATTATGAACAATCTAGCTGGTTTAAACGGCGGTGGTGATGGCGGTTTAGGAAACGCCGGCGGTGTTGGTGGTGGACTTGGTGGTTTTCAAATCCCTCAAAAGAATAACGCGGTGTTAGGAGGCGGTGGACTTCCGTTGGcaagcggtggtggtggtggttacaACCCATCGTCACAAGCATCCATGATGATGAACATGGCCGGAGTTGCAGGGTACAACCAACATCAGCAGCAACAACAGCAAACGTACAACCACGCTGCTGCATCAATGATGTTAAATTTGCAGAACAGACAAGCGatgcaacagcaacagcaaccgCAGATGATGTACCACAGGTCACCCGTCATACCACCAGCCACCGGGTACTACTATAATTACAATCCTACCCCTTACACTTACAGTGAGCATCCACATAACTACTACTATGCCACCGCTAATGGCggcggtggaggtggtggtgacaaCTCTGCTGCTGACATGTTTAGTGATGAAAACACAAGCAGTTGTTCAGTCATGTGA